One region of Peribacillus simplex genomic DNA includes:
- a CDS encoding SagB family peptide dehydrogenase, whose protein sequence is MSLEAFLHNLHFDIEKASPPDWEVDWDDAPLTYKLYRDLPVFPLSLEVPLTLEGCSGPSKQDLKGIGHFLWYAYGLTQVSQVSSSSESEDLMQSFRRFPPSGGALYPSELYVYLKMEGLPAGIYHYDVAHHRLVLLREGDFDSYLTKALGEKFDMSASFGTVFVSTMFWKNFYKYNNFSYRLQGLDAGVLLGQLLEVAKRFGIAAGVCFQFLDRAINHLLGLSDEEESTYAVIPLSADTKFWCADESNGNGPVTSTELLPELTGIQPEHYVRSQRIREFPMLTKLNAASLIESTQSFRRISPKNGTKSEGHIVALPIVKRLSYDLASVCRKRFSPEMDFALGKVSQWQLASLLQEATASFSYRNDLDGKNGNDEHRVSLYACLYNVEDIQDGAYHYDSTTHTLQQIQSGDQRLRLQYGMSLDIMNFQQVPICIHVVGERDHSKTQLGYRGYRIQQMEAGMLVQKLLLASSALGMNGHPLLGFDVKMCDDLYNFGGGPQGKTSLIQIPIGHYRNRPWLKGSLHS, encoded by the coding sequence ATGAGTCTAGAAGCATTTTTGCACAATTTGCATTTTGATATCGAAAAGGCAAGTCCGCCGGATTGGGAAGTGGATTGGGATGATGCACCGCTGACGTATAAGCTTTACCGTGACTTGCCTGTTTTTCCGCTATCACTGGAGGTGCCGCTGACGCTGGAGGGTTGCAGCGGGCCTTCAAAACAGGACCTTAAAGGAATCGGTCATTTCCTCTGGTATGCATATGGCCTGACCCAAGTTAGTCAGGTATCGAGCTCCTCGGAATCTGAGGACCTCATGCAGTCATTCCGGCGTTTTCCGCCATCAGGGGGAGCTTTGTATCCAAGCGAATTGTACGTGTACTTGAAGATGGAGGGATTACCTGCTGGCATATACCATTATGATGTGGCACACCACCGGTTGGTATTGTTGCGGGAAGGGGATTTTGATTCATATTTAACAAAGGCTCTTGGTGAAAAATTTGATATGTCTGCAAGTTTTGGAACGGTTTTTGTATCGACGATGTTTTGGAAAAACTTCTACAAATATAATAATTTTTCATACCGTCTGCAAGGGCTGGATGCGGGCGTGCTTCTTGGACAGTTGCTCGAAGTGGCGAAACGGTTTGGAATCGCCGCTGGGGTGTGCTTCCAATTCCTTGATCGGGCTATCAATCACCTTCTTGGGCTTTCGGATGAGGAAGAGAGCACATATGCGGTGATCCCCTTATCGGCAGACACCAAATTTTGGTGTGCTGATGAAAGTAATGGTAACGGACCTGTCACTTCGACAGAATTATTGCCGGAATTGACGGGCATTCAGCCTGAACACTATGTTCGGTCGCAAAGAATCAGGGAATTTCCGATGCTGACTAAACTGAATGCAGCATCCCTGATCGAATCCACCCAATCATTCCGGCGGATCAGTCCGAAGAATGGGACTAAATCCGAAGGACATATTGTAGCCCTTCCTATCGTGAAGCGGCTGTCCTATGACTTGGCATCAGTTTGCCGGAAGCGGTTTTCACCTGAAATGGACTTCGCACTCGGGAAAGTCAGTCAATGGCAGCTGGCTTCTCTCCTGCAGGAGGCAACCGCCTCGTTCTCCTATCGAAATGACTTGGATGGAAAAAACGGGAACGATGAACATCGCGTTTCATTATATGCTTGTTTGTATAATGTGGAAGACATACAAGATGGTGCATACCATTACGACAGCACGACACATACATTGCAACAGATACAATCGGGAGATCAGCGGCTCCGATTGCAATACGGAATGTCCCTCGATATCATGAATTTTCAGCAAGTGCCAATCTGCATACATGTAGTTGGCGAGCGGGACCATTCCAAAACGCAACTTGGATATAGAGGATACCGCATCCAGCAAATGGAGGCGGGGATGCTCGTTCAGAAATTACTGCTAGCTTCGTCAGCCCTCGGAATGAACGGGCACCCGCTGCTCGGCTTTGATGTGAAAATGTGTGATGATCTTTACAATTTCGGTGGTGGTCCTCAAGGAAAAACGAGCCTGATCCAAATCCCGATCGGCCATTATCGGAATCGTCCCTGGCTGAAGGGAAGTTTGCATAGTTAA